In Xiphophorus hellerii strain 12219 chromosome 8, Xiphophorus_hellerii-4.1, whole genome shotgun sequence, the genomic window TGACTAGAAATGGTAAAGAACAAGACCAGAATCTGCTTTACTGGCCAAGTCTATGAACACAAATGAGGGATTTGACTTTGATCTCAGTTTGCTCTCAAAGAAAAGcattgaaactgaaaataaaaagcaaatactATTGCAATAATGACTTACCAATCTCGAGGTGTCTCTGAATTTGGGCCTTGCATTTCTCTCTGAAGGAAATCTGTATCTTATGGTAACTCTTCATGACTTCAGAAAACCAACGAGTCAGGTGTGAGTGCTGGCAGAAGGGAGTcggcaaaagtatttatttggaAGCCAAGGTTAAAATTTGCAATGCAATGACTAGTACAATGACAGCCTATGACATAAAGCAGGGCATATGCAATTACAATCACAACCTGGTATGATACAAGGCttatatttgttaatttatcattttttatgcAATTAAACTGTGACATCAGGATTATTGTTACAGCATAatctcacaaaaaaaatctataatgtatttttattttgtttgctgtgGCACAGAgcaatttctttgtttttctacaaaatgtgGAAGATAAGAAAATGCCATTTAAGGCTGATGTTTGTTGAACTTCACTGAACTCATTAACCATTTTTCTTCTACATCACAAATATAAATGTGGAGTTTTCTAATTCCTACAGGAACTTTGACAGCAATAGTTTattttggtcagatgagaccaaatttgagctttttaaacaaataatgctTCTGGTGGGTTTGGCCTTAAACAAAGGATGTCTTTGTATGAAAGCACCTCATGCTCATTGTAAACAAAGATGTTATTCTGtggataattttctttttcaaagagACTGAGAAGCTAGTGAGAGGGCACTAGTTTCTCAGAACATAAGTATAGAAGcaatgatttgatttaaaaaaaatgaaattaatatcCATGAGAAAAATTAAAGTATTAGGTACCAACCTGATTCCTCCGAATTCGACAAATTACAGAGTTATTAGTTTTGTTGTCTTCTGATGAACAGTTCTTCTGCATTACTGAAATACACAAGACAGATCCAATGTAATTACAAACCACATCAGATAGGAACTAACATGCGCTCCAGGTTTCCCTTCACAATTTACATAGCAAGGCAAAATATTCTGAGAACTTTTTATGATTGAATGATGATGAGCTGTAGTGGACAGTGATACACTTTATTTCCTCTTCTATTCATTTGCCAATCAAATGATACCATTCTGACTTCACTCCAAGTTTTTAAGGAAGTTTGGTGTTCAGCAAAGCTGCACCTATTTCAAATGATTGTCCaaatggaaatattaaaaatgtacacaaatatTACATGGGTTCCAGCAGAGAGCAATTTTGACTCCATTTTGTAACACctacattttaatttggtttGGACCAACTTGGCGTTGTTTCTGGTCTcgttgtttatcagctccagttcATCTTTACttcctaaaaaaaacccagattgAACAAATTTGCTTTATAAAGTGAAGAActctttttttcagcattttctgtgTCTAAACCAGTCTAAAAAGCTTAGACTACATTTCTCTTTATGGTAGAACTGTAATTCAGTAATTTTGTGtaacaacacaaaacagtgtATTTAAGCAAAATCTAGCcaatgcaaagaaaatgtataGAAATATCCCAAAAACACTGGTTGTTCACATCTTAAATTCTGGAAGCATGTGCTACATAATCTTTTTCATCTCCAAATAGCACAGATATGCGTACAGGGCATTGCTATACTGGTTTCTGCATCCCTTCTGTAAACAAATAAAGCTCTGTTAAACTTCTCATATTTCTGTTgctcttgttgtttttttgtgtgtgtatctTTAGGGAGCTTAACAGAACACTGAGTTGCTACACAATTTAAATGCTTCACTAAATATTCCAGAAAGTCTTACCTTTGTGCGAAGAGGAAAGGATGCAGCAGTGTATTTTTTCCATGTCCTCTGTTTGGCTGGAAATTTTTTCAATGAGGTTTCTTATCTCACCCACCTACACACAAAAATCCCACCACCATTAGGCTACTTGAAATGTCAGAACaagccaaaaaacaaacaccaatgttggcaatgttttcatttctgttctttgttttttctgtagAGAACTTTAAATTACTGTTTATGTAAATGACGTTATACATATACAAACTTGCATTTCCTCATTTCTTTTTGCAAGTGTTCATTCTTGGTAAACTACATTGAATCTGTgacagtaaaagaaaacaaatagcTAAAATTAGTTTTGTGTATGGTGGTCCATCACTTCACATTAGGAACTTAAAGTAGATCAGCTGACATTAGCAACctgaaaattatatataaaattatgACATATTTAAGCTGCAAAAGGAATAGGTTTGACACATTTGAGACTCCAATGCACCCAATCAATTAAAATGCAAgcaattagaatttttttcaagcaGAAAGTAGGTAGCCTATAGTCTCCTAATACTTAGCAGAATATAATGTGCAAATGAATACAAGTAGTAAACTTTTCAGGGCACAACAGATTCataacatacattttattttgtagttcttGGTCACTGTTCCCCTCTTAAATGCCGCCCTATACAACTGCCCCCAATTCTTATATCAAAAACCACCATGGTCTGGACAGCTTGCCAATACCCAAAACAACCttacacacacgcactcacaccAAAGGATCATTTTGAGTAACCAACAAACCATTGCCATGTTTTTGTGTGGGAGCTACAGAGTAACCAGAAAGAACCATGCAAAAGCCATCCACAATGACCACTGCCCAAGATTCAAACCATGGAGCTTTTGCTGCGAGGCAACCGTGCAGGCCATTTAAGTTTTACTGttgtaaaatgtaactttaatcATGTGCTTTATGAAGCAGCTGTTGCTAAGTCTAACAAATGACAATGACTGCAACCAGAATGTGGCCAAAGCTTCTGGTCTCAATGATGTTGTGACTAACTCAGTTTTAGGTGCAAACTTACCGTTTTAAAAAATTCCTCCATTTCGGCTCCTATCGCTGTTGAATTGCTCATAGTATCCGTTTGGCGAGACTAAAAAAAGCGAGTGGAAATTTACTACGCCACTTTAATGTTTTGGCATAAATAAAAAGTGCTTCGCTGCACACAAAACTAGCTCCTGTTCTCTTCTAAAGCTTTGTATGAAATACGGTTTTTAACTCCACTTCGGTGGAATTTGTCACAGCTACAAAATACTACACTATTAACAGTCAGGTCACCCACGGGATTCACAATAAGACTCGACCTCACCTGAAGTCTGTCCGTCCTCCTGGGGGATGAGGTCATCGAAGGCACCTGTAATAAAGGGCGTGGGCACGCAGGCGCGTTCCCGTCTAAACAAACAAAGAGCTTCAGCAAGCCACCTGTCTTCAAGCCATggttaaacagaaaatgactgTATATATTAAAACGAAGTTATGGATATTTATCGCCAAGCTTTACGCCTATTGCGAAAAAGTGTAgagaaatgttaacaaaaacGCAAACGCTTACAGAGTTTTCCGTTAATATGAAGCTGGTTCCCGTTTTCGGATTGGTTACTTTGAAACAGTGACACACCTGTAAACAGCCGGATTAACCAATAAGAAGACGAGAGTCACAACTTCTGGGTGAGTTCATAACAGTCAGCCGCCGAACAACCTACGAATAAGTGATGACCAAAATATGAAAGAGGAGTTTTCCTGAGGAAAACGAGTTTTTGCCGAAGGTGTAGCGTCGAGACCAGCTTGTTAGAGGGATTTGAGTTCCGTAAGTCACAACCACTGACTGCCATGTGTAACAGGTGGCACATGTTACGCCGAATCATTGAATTTATTCATTGTTTGAGACGATGTCGTTATGTATGCAACCAAGCTATCGTATTGTTTTCATATGAGTAAGTCTGTAGTTGATAATTACGAGTTGCTTCAAATGTAAAATGGCTATAAACTCCACCTACTCGGTGGACAGTTCTGCTTTCTGGAGAAGTAAAGGGGCGCACCCTGTCTCTCCATGACCTCTGCAAGGGCGACTTTGTACAATAATAAGAGTACTTGTAAACTGTACAATATATGATTATTAAAGTCAAATTGAGTAGCCCGTATTCCACCAATTTTAGCCGCTCTAaagttgttgttatttttatatcattGGGGAAATTGTTGATAGATAAATTCAATTGAattgtttcttttgatttacTCGGTGCGTAAATCACCCAGTAAATCCTCTGGTGCcttataaacaaaacaaaacaaacaacaacaacaacaaaaaaccaaaataaccAAAGCAACAAgacaatacttaaaaaaaacttttttcttaaaaaaataaaaaatattccgGACTGTTACCTCttcttttctatttatataaaacaccagcAAGCGAAAAAAGAGTTAGGAATACTGAGGTAATTTTACCCTGAGgtagttttttctgtttaatcttTTCTCTGGTTTGTTCTAATCTTGGTAAAAGCATCCATACTCCTTaacaataaagtatatttttatacaattaaaaataaatgtaattgaagcATTTTTGGGTTTAAATAATTTACTACTCCACTGCATAACTTCTTTTAAATTGATCTGAATGTTTAACTTTCAGTTATTCCATGTCTTTGTATTTACCTGAACTGTGCATCTGACATGGcctatttaaaattcaaaatgggCTAATAGGGAGATTAAAAAAAGCCACAAGATAATagcttctttcatttctttccaGGATGTGGGTTTAATTTAACATCTCACATAGTGAGAAGGATAGGAAGGCAGGTAAAAACCTCAATGTTGGATAACTGAAGAATATACTCACTTTGGGGTCTGAAAGTCTCCGTGACATGAAATGTTATTAATGATTTTGTATGAAGGTTTTGTACTTGTATGATCGGCTGTGTTGTCTGAATGGTACATTGTTTTGTATGTCTTGCATATGCTACATTAAATATGCACCAAACTTCAGATTCTTGATTACCTTAAGTCAGAATGAAATAGTGAAACATGCTTTGGATgaagtttatttctgtgttgAATGCTTTTGATTCTACCAGCTGAATGCGACCTTTGGTTTCACTTTCTGCTGAGGGCTgtaacacaaacatttattattaaaataattggcAGACAACAGTGTCTCTGGATCTGCAAATCTGCCATTTACCCGGAGCTTGACGAGGGGTAAGCGACCTCTGTGCCTGCCTTCAGATCATAAATATTGATGCCACGGTATGCTCTTTCTCTTAAACAGTAATGGATAAGCCTAAGAGAGAAAGATTAGAACACAAGGCATGTCAGACTGATTTCTGCCAAatctttttacttgtacttgtAAGAAAATACAGAGCCATACTTGTTCCACACTGGATCTATTTCCAGAACTCTGGggtctccaaccacaaccagcAGGCTTCTGGCTCGCGTCATTGCCACGTTGAATCTCTGAAGAGATTCAGATTGTAAATACATAGGGTCTAATATATTGACAGCCCAATGACAAAGGTCTTCtaataaatgtatcttttatCAAAGTAGtataaacttaaaaaagaatcggaataaatgtagatttattttatggTCCTTAAATTTGCTACAGGGTGAGATTATGTAACTGCGATAAAAAATGCAACTATTTTCAGGCTTTTGCACGTCTTTAGATTGAGTGCAAATAAATGTAGAGGGAACTCTAATGATTGTGTTGGAAGTAAATTGCTCACTAggctgaaaagtaaaaataaatgttaaaacaagATCTTCTTTTCAAACAAATCTTGAGGAAGATTCAGAAGAAAATCAAATACATCCTATTAAAAGACTTATAAACATCATTTTCaagactaaagaaaaaaagttgcacatatgagaagtattttaaagtttttccagTAGTTCTGATGGTGTCAAAGAAATTGTAAGATTGTGCTATTacaatgagagaaaaatgaagagaaaaataattttagtagAGTAAAGGTTGGTGATGCTCCTGCATTATATATACTACCACCACTCTGGCAATGAGTTAAAAAACATGTGAGGAGTACACATCTAAGAACAATGAGATATTTCTCACCTTCTCATCCTTTACAAAGCCCAAGCTGAAATGTTGATTAGGTGCAGTCAGGCCGGGATTGCTGCGCACCGTGGACATCAGGATTACATCTGACTCTTTACCCTGAAAGATCTCAACTGTGCCAACCttcagaaaaaggaaacaaatttagagtttatttaatatattagcAAAATTGTAGTAATTTCTGAAAAGTGTCATACCAGGACATTCTCCAAGTCCTCTTTGACTAGATCCTTGTCTTTGTGAAAGGCTGCATTAATCTTCTCCACCTGTCAGAACATAAAACAGGACAATGAGGGCAAAGAGAATTACACATTCTGCTGCTTTGGTAATAAAGACTGTCCTTATAAAAAGTCTTTACAGTATTTGACACAAATAATTTGCAGAGCTTTCCCTCAGTTATAGAAGTCATGAAAAcattaaccctctgatgcatgacaTATTGACTATACAGTTTTCCATGAGTGGGTCTTTTTGGACCCGAGTTGAAATCAACGtgtttttatgctgcttttGTCATTTGGATTCAAAATCATGTTTAATATGATACTGTGTTGGAACAATGTCAGCGTCCattatgtatgtgtgtgtgtgtgtgtgtgtgtggtggggggggggggtagaaAGAGCCCATTTCTTGCTAGCTAACATTACTGTCTGCATTCTATTATGCTGTGTATCATGGAtgcgtccgtccatccatccatccatccatccatccatccatccatccatccatcctctgtTTATCTGGGGTCAGGTTGCGGGGTAGCAGCCTAAGAAGGGAGGCCCACAGTTtgctctccccagccacttgttccagctcctctgaggaaatcccaaggcgttcctaggccagctgagaaacatagtccctccagcatgtcctgggtcttccccgggggccacattttctcttttggttttcttatcCAGGGTgtcagacacacagagagagacacagacacacataaaacacatgcacacaaataaTACACATGCACAATAAAGTATAGGcagtaatgttagctagcttgATTAGATAACTAGTATTAGCTAACTTCAAAGAAGGCTAATAGGTTGATTTGTGACAATAACACTGTCACAGCACTGATgattgacacacacacacacatttgtgaggtaaaaataaagataattataTGTAAAACTTCTTGCTTTGTGAAATATTATCCTTCAGGGGTGAGACTTAGGACTCAGTGTGTatgattcacaaaaaaaatttttcctGATAGTCACAGTTGGTAAGAAGCAAAGATTCCGATTAaattccataggaaatgaatgcgGGTCATTTTGGACCCACTTATGGAAGAATAGGgtagtaatataaaacatgctatttcttaaaatgtataaaaagtaaattagaAATTCGAATTGCATGATATCAATGGCATGTTTGTTGAGGAATACCTGGAATATgagtgatgaaaacttttcattaaaaagaTACTGCAAAAAGATGATCTCACCGGGTCCAAAAGAACCCACttatgcatcagagggttaataATGAACATAAAGATTAAATACTTACTTGTTTTGTGTATGGAGTAACAATACCAATTTCCTTTGGTCCAATTTTGTCTAGACCATTTCTGCGGCGATATTTGATTAGGGATTTTAAGTATTCCTTCAATACATCCACTTCAGCCATATTGTAAACAGATGGGCTGTTGAGGTCTTGTTCTTTCATGCCTGCAACCCCATGGAACATTAGAGGAAAATCCTGATCCTCAGAGAAACAAGATAAGATTAGAGATGAAGAGAAATTGATGGCAAGATATTTTCTCTTGGTTCTAATTACCTTCCTTGGCAGAAGTTCCCAGTTACTATATAAACAATCCTCAAGGGAACTGCAAAACTGGAGTTCGGAGTCATAGAACAACTCATTGGGTATTTTCAGAATTGCAGGATGAGACCtaagaaaaagcaaagatgtGGAAACATTTGGAGAGAATTGAGGAAGGAAGCTTTTTGTTGATAGGATATACAGTAGTGACAAAGAAGACAGTGATGATCATTTGACCCCTGTGCCACTTTACTTCTGCAGTTTTGGTCATATTGGATGTTTCACACTAATAATTTGCACAAACTTTGGAATTATTGCTTACCCACTCTGGTAACCACTGATCTAAAAGTAATTATAATCTACTTGTTTTTCTAGAACAAGGAAATGTGATTGGTTCAAAACAGATATTAGACCTGAAATGATTAGAAACAATGTGGATTGGTAAATCTATATTGTATAGTGTAAAAGTACCTTAAGACTGAGCCTTTTATGTATCCCCATAAACTGATACAAAAGGTTTTCTTGAAAATGGTAAAAGTTTGGGATGAATTAGGAATGAACCAGATTCAAATTGGCAAAGAGATGAACTAATTTATGTCACAAAAAGCAAACCTATAGTTCCTCAGCAGTTTAGTCATATAGCGACTGTTGAAGCCGTTGATCTTGTGTTGTTTGTACAGTCTGATATCCGTCATTAGTCTCTCCAGCATGGACACACCTGAAAATAGTGAACACTATTTTCCTACTCGAAACATGTGAATAGTCACAGTTTTCTGACTGTTTCACACacttaaaaaaggcaaaactgAGCTTAGAAATTATAGTTTGCAGCATCTACAGCTAAGATAATATGTTTCATTCCATTTTCTTAAGGTAGTCAGATTATCTAATTACCAAAGCAGCTTATCAAGTTTTTTTAATCCAGAAATGTTTGGCATGTTTTGAATCGTATTTCGATTAATTCACTTAGACCTTTACATATCGATAACACTGTATGCATGGTGCTCACCCAAGCCGTTTCTCTCTGCTATCTTTGATAAAATAATAGGTCCCAACTGTTTCGGGTCACCTGCCAGAACCACTTGGCCACTATGTGGTTTCAGCAATCCTGTCAGAAATCCATTGAATACACTATAAAATATGTGCTTAGTATATAGTATTTTAAACAAAGTCACCTTGCTCACCAGCTATTGGAATTAAACACTCTGTTTCTATAGCCTGGCCTGCTTCATCCACAATGATGTAACTGTAATGGTCTGGAGGAATGCCACCTGTCACCAGCctgtaaaaaaagaagtgtATGTTTACATACAGTAATTTAAGGTTAATCATTGCACACGTTGCAGCTTGGATAAACatcatatttaatttgtttcaacaAGGAATTTCTCACAGAAGATTTCAACCTGCTGCAAATGGGCCCACTTTCTTTGATGCCTTCAGATGGatcaaataaattacaataagaACCTTCAGAATGAACATGGCAAAGATGACAAATTTGAGATCAGCTAGAGATACCACAGATCTGAACATCAACTCATTAAATCAATTTAGCCTTTCTGACTCTTTCTGAATATGTGAGAATTTGTGTAAAAATTGTGCCATCAtcaaagaaataatttctctgaagcagaaagttggcaaaaaaaatactgaaatattttacaatttcagTAACAAGTGGGGCTCAGCATACttgtgaagtatttttttataaatgtttggtATCATTTGATTAGTATTTGGGACAAAGAAGTATTCTGATTGTGACATCTCCAGTAGAATATAATACCTTCCAGCAGTTTGAAGGGTGGTGACCATGATCTGGTATGTCATCAGCTCCCCTTTGGTCGGTATCTCAAAAGAGTTTGTTGCAACATTAAAGCTACAGTGCATCTGTAGTTAAAACAGACGGCACATACAAGCATGTCTAGTACACATTAATATGAATGTAATAGAAgttaacttttacaaaaaaatgctttatggTATTTGTCCCTCTAAAATATTGAACATTGTTAGTCATGCTGTCTTTTCTCTCCTTCATTGTAGTcgtaataaacaaaataaaaacagacagaatCCAGACCTTCACATGTTGAGGGATCTTTTCCACTTTGTAGCTTATGGAGTAAAGGCGAAACACTTTGTGGGGTAcaatgttttcttccaggatctTCTCACAGAGGTAGTCTGTTGCGCTGTTGGAGGGTGCACAAACCAGGATTTTGGAGTCTTGAGTTGACACAATCTGCTTGATGACTTCAACCAAAGTTACTGTTTTGCCTGACCCACAGATAAGAGAAATGCATATTGTATTACATGCCAATCAGTTTGGTCTTGGCATACAAAACCTCATACCGTACCTGTGCCAGGTGGACCAAATATGAGGTAAGGGGCAGGTTTTGCAGAACGggctaaaatgtgtttaatagcCTTTTGTTGCTCTGGGTTGTTTACAATCATTGGTGGACTGGAGATGGAGAAACCATTTGTAGTTACTTCAGTGGCAAAGCAGGCAAAGCAACTTGATTTTCAAGGTAGTGTTAACTTTATTACATACTGACCTGGTGCATTTTGGGATTACAGGTGCAAGGCATGAATTGTATGCAGAACATAGCCCAACAGGGAAGAGTAAGTCCCTTAGTAAATGCTTGCGCGCTagtgctgctgctctgtgttgCATACGTAGTGGTATTCTTTGAAGTGAAAACACAACACTGCACCTCATGCCTACGTTGTATTCTTTTGGAAAGCTGAGTTTAAATTCAAAGCAACTGAGTCAGTACCAAACAAGAACacgacaaaaaagttaaaatatgcTGTAGCTTGCAAACATGTTCACATCTGTGGAAATTCTCCACTGTTGACATATTAGAACAACAAACTGCTATTTATTTTATCAGTATTTTATATGATAAACCAATGAAAAGTACCATAAACTGAAaggaattcagttttttttttcatgactcggaaatctgaaaattgtggcGCACATATGCAATATATTCAGCTACCATTAGCCAGCACTTTAGAGCCATCTTTTACTGTACTTTGCAGATACGAGTCCTTTGGGGTGTCTCTCTACGAAcgtttatttacagaaatttatgatttttgtgCTATGGAAAATATCTTAACCTCAATCAAACGGTATAGAGTGTCTGCACATTCAAGcctacatttaaaatgtaaactcaCTCGTTTGTTGGAAAATAGTTTGAACTAATTTTATTAACTTGATACTTCTTTTTGCATAGGGAGACTAAATTAATAGTCTTAAAATAGACAAggttataaagaaaaaaataggttACTTTCCAATTACTTTTGTTGCAttcttacattttctcaaatctAATGTAGATTTGCTCCTCATCCACGTCATCGACCCATCCTTTGTATATCCTGTCACCCTGCTTCAAAGGAGTCACCAGTGCCTTGCATCCAGTCAGAACAACATTAGACATGTTTGAGACATCTTCTGCCTGATGCAACATTAGCAAAAAGATTTAAGTTTATTGTTAATGTGACACAAGGTTGTAATTTATTAGACTTTGTGTCTCAGATGGACGTGTCACCTTTAAAATCAGTATACGTTTTTCACTTTGATGAGTGACAACAAGTATATCTTCTTGGTTGCATTTCTCAAGAGCGGTAGAAAATGCGTACTCCTCTAGATAAAGAAGCAAGTGAAATCGCCAAGAGTAGTTCCCCCACTTAAGTGGCTTTTTCTCCAAATCtctgaaaaaaatcattgatATGGTAAAAGTGACGGTACATTTAGAGCCATATAGCTTTCAGTGACGACAATTAATAGCAGGCAAAAGTCTTAGTTGTAATATAAGTCCATGGTATTGGATTAATATAATCAAATCACCCCCATGTTTAAACATttgagaacaacaaaaaaatgtgagagATCAAAAATTGAACAGACATATCTATGTCTTTGATGTTTGCAACGTTCTTAGGCAATGGATATTTCTTGAGATACACCACGGGTCTGAGAAAGACCTCACATCTGcagaagtgaaaaacaaacaagttacATTGGGCAACATGAAATAATAGTAACAAACTGCTAAATGTTTCACTACTTACCCTGTCAGAGATGTCTTCTTTGCAGTCTGAAAGTTCTTCTCTACTTCTGACCTGGCTTGAGAGTCCTCATTCTGAGGTGTTTGACGGATGACCTCCAAGAGGCGCATAATGTCAAATGTTTCTGAATGCTGACAGTCTCTTTTAAACTTAAAGACTAGCAGCTGCTCATAGAGGCCGGAGTGGTCGGAGGAGAAATGAATTTTCATTCTGTATGATTCTCCTGGAGCCAAAATGTagggaaacattttttcatttcattagcTCAGCTTGTGATAAGTTTGGGTCCACTTATTTTATGATTTCAGAGTAAAAATTACGGTATGTGAATGACTGATGTGGAATTAATGCTTTGTGTCAGAGGTTTACATACCTGGCCTGAGAAGGTGGTCTTTGATGGTTTTGATAATGTTTCCATCCTGACTTTTgacagtgaaaatgtttttcacaaaatcaaagGTCTTAAAGGTGAAATACACCcgtttgacacctgtgttttGTATGCGCAACGGCACAAATTTCTGTCAGAAAGAACATCCCACAAAATAACTGCAATACTACCAGTCACAGGAAAGCACATATTTATGTAAAGAACAATTGTAAAATCATTAACAACTGCAATAAAAAGGATGAATGGCATAATTCATAAATATCTAAATGTTGAGCCTGTGCATAATTGACAGATTCAATGGCACTGATCACAAATTACATTAAACTACCAAATCTATATCACTGCACCTTAACCATTTTCATTTCGTACAAACAAGAGCGGTGTTTTTGGGGAAACATATGTGTGTCTGAAAAGctaattttgtttgtgattggctgatttaggttataaatatgtcaaatttaaTGCCCACCAAA contains:
- the LOC116724914 gene encoding putative helicase mov-10-B.1 — protein: MRLLEVIRQTPQNEDSQARSEVEKNFQTAKKTSLTGCEVFLRPVVYLKKYPLPKNVANIKDIDICFEFKLSFPKEYNVGMRCSVVFSLQRIPLRMQHRAAALARKHLLRDLLFPVGLCSAYNSCLAPVIPKCTRSVCNKVNTTLKNPEQQKAIKHILARSAKPAPYLIFGPPGTGKTVTLVEVIKQIVSTQDSKILVCAPSNSATDYLCEKILEENIVPHKVFRLYSISYKVEKIPQHVKMHCSFNVATNSFEIPTKGELMTYQIMVTTLQTAGRLVTGGIPPDHYSYIIVDEAGQAIETECLIPIAGLLKPHSGQVVLAGDPKQLGPIILSKIAERNGLGVSMLERLMTDIRLYKQHKINGFNSRYMTKLLRNYRSHPAILKIPNELFYDSELQFCSSLEDCLYSNWELLPRKDFPLMFHGVAGMKEQDLNSPSVYNMAEVDVLKEYLKSLIKYRRRNGLDKIGPKEIGIVTPYTKQVEKINAAFHKDKDLVKEDLENVLVGTVEIFQGKESDVILMSTVRSNPGLTAPNQHFSLGFVKDEKRFNVAMTRARSLLVVVGDPRVLEIDPVWNKLIHYCLRERAYRGINIYDLKAGTEVAYPSSSSG